GTATGTGCAGCATTTGTCATTACAGATATCACAGTCACAAACAAGGAATGAAAATGTGTTACTATCAGAAATGGCTAATAACCGTGAAAAAGTCCAAACAGGTCCGATAGGAATAGGAGTCGCCATACCCTTACACTGCTTGAATATCTGAAAATCAAGTGTGAGAACCGCCTCACTAGTTGCAATATCACTCGTAAATTCAAGTTTAATACAAGGTTTTTTTAAATCCTTAGCATTAACCCTAACTGTAGTGAGAGTAAATCTGGCACCGGCTGTAGTATTAACTGGAAGTACTAAAGACCCTGAATTACCACACTTTAACATTGTCCTATTTGGTTCAAGATTTTTTTGATGGGTTTCACACATGCAATTAAAATGAAGTTCACATTCCTGGAATTCATCACTATTACATTCACGATCTTGAATATAACAATCACTCATAAGGCTACCTCCTTATATATAGACAGATAAAATAATATTTATACCAATAGGTATATTCCATTATATTATTAAAAAAAGAGTATGCTACACTTAAGAAGGTATAATCTATCTGCAGGCCCTGAATACAGTAACCCGTCCAATATTATTTTATCGCCTCTATTAAGGTTTTACAGTCTTATTTTATTAACAGTCGCAATGGTCTCTATTGCATGTTAGCAAAATCATATCTGCACCCGAAATTACATCCACAGTGTCTATTAAAGCAGTACATATATTTATATCACTTGGAAAGATCATACTGTAATATATAAGTAAAATAGACAAGGCGTAATAATGACAATTAAACTACGTAGTTCCCACACTATCCCTGCAATATAAAGGCTATGAATTAGGGCTTGTGTCAAAAAGATTTATTTTGAATATTATAATATTGTAAGTAGGTATTTAAGGGGGCGCAATATTGTTATGAAAGTACAGGAAAAAGAATTAGAAGAATTGAAAGAGGATGTATTAAGATCTATAGAAGGAAAATCAGATGATGAAAAAAGGGAAATATTAAGAAAAAACTTTAATATTGATTGGGACATCCCTAGATGCTGTGAGCATAGACCATGTAAAAATTGGTATGCACAAGTTTTCACTTACTGCAGCACAAGAGAGTTAGAGAGAGAATTAAATTTTTTCTTGTTCTTAATCAACCTTTTTGGTCACATTTTTGGTTTTTGCTTCAACCAAGAGAGTACAGTTTTTTTAGGCTGTACATGCCCTTGTGGTAATAAACAAATAATTCTTTATTATACAATTGTATTTAAGGATTAGTAATCTTTCTATATAATGGTGCTTGAGGATTCCCCTGGTCATTTGCCGGGGGAATTCTTTTGTTTTATCGAGTAAAAGTTGTATTGTATTCAAGTTAAATTTTCCACAGGCAGATTGCAAAGAGCTATTAAAAGCGGGCGCGGAATACCGAAGCCCGCTCTTATCGTTAACTATCTTTTAAACTCGCCACATTCGTTTTCTTTCCGACTGCATTTTCTGCAGCCGTCTTTAAAGTTTTTCCAGTAGGCTTTTTTATTTCTTATTTTTACCAGTCACGTTCATGTTCGCATTCACATTCGCGTTCATGTTCACATTCACATTCGCGTTCACGTTTGCATTCACATTCGCGTTCACGTTTGCATTCACATTCGCACTTGGGTTTGCATTCCCATTTGATTTTGCATTCGCATTCGCATTTAGGTTCGCATTCGGATTTACGTTTCTTTTCCCATTCGCGTTCACGTTTGCATTCACATTCGCGTTTTGGTTCGCACTTTTCAAAACTTTTACATCTACATTTAAAAGCATCGCTACTCATATACTTTCACTCCTTTCATATCGTACTACACAATATTATATGGGACAAGTAGGCAGGGTGTGAATTTTGAGTATGAGCAGAAAAAAAAGGCCCAATTCGGATCATCGGTGCCCATCAAGTTGGAGTGATTTATCGAAATAAATGCTTTGTACAATATATTATATGCAGCAATTTTAAATAGTAACCGAAATCGTCGTCTACTCTGCCAATCCCGGATACTGCAATGCCCCGTTCTGATCCTGAAAAAGTAGAGTTAATGCTGACGAAACTGAATCATACTTTGGGAGACCGGAGATAAAATACAATCTAACGCCTACTTATATTCTATGCCGCAAACACCCTTATTTTTCAGCAAAGATTCCTGTACTTGTAATATTTTAACAGTAAGTATAATATAATAAAAAAAGGCAATCGCCACAGGGTGGTTGGCTAATTAGAAAAACAAAAACCTTCCCAACCGGCCAAAGTACAGGGAAGGCTTTTTGTATTTAGCGACACGTCATTAAGACGAATGTCAGCAGTGCCAGAAAGAACATGCCAAAAGACATTAAGTCCTTAAAGTCAAAATACTTCATGAGCAACACCTCCATTCTATGTAGAATCGAGGCCTACCATCCTATACACGATTGCCAGCAGTTTGTACCTGCCAGTATAATTATATGTTCCAACTTAAGCATATACTATTAATAATATCTTACAAATTCCTTTGGAACCCTATTCGCTAAACGTCATCATTCTTGTTAATGGTCCATATCTCTTGAGCACCGTTATCTTTCGTGTGCCAGCAGGCTCCTTCCAGAGGGCCATCTTTCGTGCTGTCAAGGAAATACCAATCACCCGAACCATTATCAGGATTACTGCCCTTATTAGCTGTCTTAGAATCCAACTGAGCGTTGGTTTCCTTTACCCCTCTGCTGATTAATCCTCTTAAAGATCCCATGTGTACCTCCAATTAAAAAAGGTCCAGGATAATCCCAGGCCATAAAATTATATATTATAGAACTATTTTAGTCCTGCAACCGATGTAAGTACAGAAAGAATCCCAGCCAGTGCCGTTAGGCCCCTTTTTGATTGTCAAAATCTTTATTCCATACCTCTCCTTACCATAGGCCGTCTCAGAGACAACACATTATTGTACTATTTTCATATAATAATCATGGAAAACAAAGTTTTCCAAATATTGGAGTACAGGAGTAAATCAATATGGATAACTATAGCCAAGATTGGTTTAAAGAATGTTGTGATTGCCATAATAAGCGGCAGACACACGATCATGAAGTTCAAGGCAGCGTAGAGATAGCAGAACGCGAAGAAGATCCCCATAATCATCGTTTTGCTACGGTTTCTGGTGAAGCAATTCCTGCTGGTAAAAGCCACATTCATGAAGTAAAATTTAGAACAGATTTTTATGAAAATCATTTTCATGAATTTCGTGGCAAAACATCGCTTGCAATTCCTGTTGGGGGTGGCAGACATGTTCATTTTCTGGAATCCGTTACAGAAGTGAGCGATGGTCACTTTCATGAATTTAGAGTAGCCACCTTGATTGAAGATCCTATCGGCGAAGAAGCCTAAAATAATGTCCACCACATTTCAAACCGCTTTAATTTCGTTTGAGATGTGGTGGGTAGTGGATATATTCGAAAAGGCGGCCTCCATTTGACAACATCTTAAAAAAGGTTGTCAAACGGTTGTCGCCGCCCATCTTGTTCACTAATGAATCCTCAAAAACTCTTATATTATCTTGGTTTGTAAGGCATTCGTACTATTAATATGTAAATAACTGTACCCAGTACTGAGTTCCGGAGTTATTCTGAGTATTGCCTACACCAATATGTGTATAGCTCTTATTCATGATGTTTGCACGATGACCTGCACTGTTCATCCAGGCATTTACAACATCCTGAGGAGTTTTCTGTCCCCAAGCAATGTTCTCGCCTGCGCCGCGGTAATTCACGCCCTGCTCTTTTAAAGCAGTTGAGAATGAGCTGCCATTTGGCCGTGTATGGTCAAAATTTGACTGTATCTCATTGGCTCTCACGGTTGCTGCCTTCTCCACATTAGGATCAATGGTAAGAGGAGCCAGTCCTTCTTTTGCTCTTTCAGCATTCACAAGGTCTACTACCTGCTGGGTATAGGACTTATTGGTCGAAGTGTCCGTAGAGTCATCTGGAGTAGTACCGGTATTTCCATTATTGCCGGAATTTTCATTATTGCCGGTATTTCCGGTGTTACCGTTGTTACCGGTATTTCCATTATTTCCAGTATTTCCGGTATTACCAGTATTACCGTTGTTACCAGTATTACCAGTGTTACCATTATTACAATTCTTGCCTGAATTACCGTTATTGATGAGCTTAGACCAGTCGACGTTATTTCCATCAACTCCTAATTGCTGCAATCTAGACTTTAAATCATCTAAATTACAGTTCTTGCTCACTGTTACTACATTCCTTCCATTGTTGCATTGGCTGTAAGGTTTTGCCACCGCTGCATTAGCTGTCAATGGTATCATACTCGTTAAAGTAAGTGTAATCATTCCAAGTGCCGTTAGTTTTCTCAATTCAATTGCCTCCTTTGAAATTGTTACATTTGTGTTACGTTTGTATTTCATTTATGTTACAAACATATAATAACACTCTTGTTACCATTTTTCCAGTGGAAATAATTGGGAATTTTTTTGGCAGTCTTTTTCATTTGATTTTATATAATATAATCGTTTGAATAATCGCTGCTGGAAACCAGATCAGCTATGGTTATTCCGTCAAAGTAATCATTAATCAGCTTATTGAAACCCTCCCACATGGGTAGTGTCCGGCAATGACAGGCCCTTGTGCAGTCATTCACCTCTCCTTCCAGGCAGGAAACCGGAGCAAGAGATCCTTCCGTAAGCCTTAATATACTGCCTACGGTATAATCCTCCGGATTTTTCGCCAGTTTATAACCGCCGCCCTTTCCCCTCAGGGAAATGAGCAGATTGCTTTTACTCAGAACCGAAACAATGGATTCTAAGTATTTTTCCGATATCTCCTGCCTCTTTGCAATATCCATGAGAGGAATATATTCTCCATGATTGTGCTCAGCCAGATCTATCATGAGTCTTACCGCATAGCGGCCTTTTGTTGAAATCTTCATAAGACACAGCCTCCGGATTCATTATTATGTGTCCAAATCATAACCGTCAAGGAAGTGATGTACATTTCCATTTTCCTTGTATGCAATGATGGTATTTAAATTCACATTTTCCACGCTCTTAAATATATTACTTTCAATATACGGGTTTACTTCCTTTAACTGCCTGATTAAATCTTTTATCTCCATTCTCTTTGATCCGGTGCTGCCGTCGGTCCTGCAGGTCGTACAGGTATCCGTAAACCGGCATGCACATTGAATGAAGTGCAGGTCATTGTAATCTCTCCAACCCTTAATATCATCCTCCCGTACGAGATACATAGGGCGGATGAGTTCCATTCCTTCAAAATTCGTACTGTGTAGCTTGGGCATCATGGTCTGTATCTGTGCTCCGTACATCATGCCCATCAGAATTGTTTCAATGACATCATCGTAATGATGTCCCAGGGCGATCTTATTACAGCCCAGTTCCTTTGCCTTGCTGTATAAATAGCCCCGCCTCATTCTGGCACACAGATAGCACGGGGATTTCTGCACATCATAAACCGCATCAAAAATCTGGGTTTCAAATACGGTGATGGGTATATTCAAAAGCTTTGCATTGTTTTCGATTACCTGCCGGTTGGTTTCGTTGTAGCCTGGGTCCATGACAAGAAAGACCAGCTCAAAAGGAAACTTATTGTGCCGTCTTAATTCCTGAAACAGCTTTGCCATGAGCATGGAATCCTTACCCCCTGAAATACAGACGGCAACCCTGTCATTTTCCTTTACCAGCTCATACTCATTAACGGCCTTGGCAAATCTACTGAACAGTTCTTTATGAAATTTCTTCCGGATGCTCTTTTCTATTTCTTCCAGGCGTTCTTTTCCCGTATCCTCTTTCTCCATGGCCCGAAGCAGCCATTCTCCATAGCCGCCGCGAAGGTTATACGCTTCATATCCCTGTTTTGTCAGATGCTCTGCAGCCTCTTCACTGATGATCCCTTTTAAGCAATATAATATGATCTTCCTGTCCCTTGGAAGGGAAGGCTCCCCATTCAACAATGCTTCTTTTTCAATATTGATAGCCCCCGGTATAAATCCATGGTTGTATGCCGTCTGATCCCTGACGTCTACAAGCACATATTCCTCCGGGCTCATTTTCTTCATTTGTTCCAATGAAAGATAGTGCTCCTGAGCCATATCGCCGTCAAACATGTGATTACCTCCCCATCTTTCCATTTAGAGACAGATCCTTGATCACTTCTCCGGCTATGATAAGCCCTGCCACAGAAGGAACAAAGGCCACGCTTCCGGGAATATCTCTCCGCTCCGTGCACTTATGTTTGGCTCCCGGCGGGCAGATACAGTTTGTCCTGCAGCTGATGGACATATCCTCCAGAGGCCTTGTTGGCTTTTCTGTGGAAAAAACAACCTTAAGCTTCTTTACGCCCCTTTTCTTAAGCTCTCTGCGCATGACCTTAGCAAGGGGACACATGGTGGTTTTATAAATATCCGCAACCTGAAATTTTGTAGGGTCCAGTTTATTGCCTGCACCCATACAGCTGATAACCGGTACGCCTGCCTCTTTTGCCCGCATGATCAGTTCAAGCTTTGCGGTTACAGTATCAACTGCATCTACTACATAATCATAATTTTTAAAATCAAAATCATCCGCATTTTCCGGCAAGTAGAAGCACTGGTGCATTTCCACTTCGGCATCTGGATTGATTTCCAATATTCTGTCCTTCATTACTTCAACTTTATATTTGCCTACCGTTTTTCTGGTGGCTATGATCTGCCTGTTTAAATTGGTAAGACAAACCTTATCATCATCAACTAGTACAAAGGAACGGACTCCGCTTCTTACCAAGGCTTCTACCACATATCCGCCTACGCCGCCGATACCAAATACAGCAACCTTTGCACTCTTCAATTTTTCCATGGCATCTTCACCCAATAACAACTGGGTTCTTGAAAACTGGTTTAACAATTGATTCTACCTCTTTCTTTAATTTACTATCAATTTAGTAGGAATAAAAAAGCACTTCAATTATTATACTTCTAAATGCTTATTTGGGCAATTGATTTTTACTGCTGATGAAAAACAAAATAGCAAACAATTACTGGACCGCTGATTGCTAAACGGCTTTTCGTTGCCTGCTATTTTTAGAGTTTTCGCTAACTGTTAGTCAATCGGATATTCACAGTCCGCGCCCCTGCTAGATGAGGTTAAAAACTGTCGTCTTTTCTTATCCGGTGGCGGATCACACGATTTCGGTATTCATATATCTCGCGAATGTTTGTCTGTTCATCAATGAATTTTCCAATCTCAGCTACGACCGTCGGTATTAGGGAAAGACCAGCTGCAAACAGCCAGTGATAAGAACCTATGGCAGTTAAACCAAAGATTTTACCTATGGGCGGGAATGCCACCAGAAGGCTGAATACTGCGATCATGGCCATGGTACTGTATAATACCGGCGGATTATCTTTAATCGTCCGCTTGAAGATAGACTTCCTGCTGCGGACTGTAAATAAATGTAGGATGGAGGTCCAACCTAAAACCAGAAAGGCAACGGTCTGTCCGATTGCCTGAGAGGGTTCCTGCATTCCAGGAAGTGTCCGGAACGTACCGATGTAATATCCAACCAGAACCACAACCGAGCACGCAATGGTCTGCTGTATAATTACCGGAAGAAGGCCGCCGGCTAAAAATCCTTCGTCTCTGCGGATAGGTTCCCGATCCATAAGGCGAGGATCCGAAGTATCCCTGGATAAGCAAATTCCCGGAATACCGTCACCCAGCACATTGACTAACAACAGCATGATCGGTGTTACAGGGATACCCCAGCCTTTTAACTGGGCAACCAGCATAATGACAATTTCCGAAATATTGCATACCAGCAGAAAGTAAACAGTTTTTCTGATATTCGAGAAAACATTCCTCCCCTCTGATACCGCATCTATAATCGTAGCAAAGTTATCATCTGTTAAAATCATGTCAGAAGCACTTTTTGCTACTTCAGTTCCGCTTTGACCCATGGAGATTCCAACGTCTGCTGCCTTCAGTGCCGGCGTATCATTGACACCGTCCCCGGTCATGGAAACAACCTCTCCATTTTCCTGCCATGCTTCAACAATGCGGATCTTATCCTCAGGGGAAACCCGGGCATAAACAGAGTAATGATGGATATTCCTGCAAAGGTCTTCATCAGACATATCATTTAACTGCTGTCCGGTAAGAACCTTTTCATTTTCACCTAGAATTCCAATGTTTCTAGCGATTGCACTTGCTGTCGCCGCATGATCCCCGGTGATCATGATGGTACGGATACCGGCCATCTTTGCCCTTTCTACTGCCTGGGCTGCTTCCGGACGAGCCGGATCAATTAAACCAATAAGTCCGCATAATTCCAGATCCTGCTCAATTTCCTCCGGGTTTTCCATAGAAGGAGCTTCCTTTACATATCGGATCCCAAGGGCCAGAACACGAAGTGCCTCTCCGGCAAAAATCTTATGAACATAATCAACTTCATTCTTTGCTTTCTCATCAAATGCTTTGAGAGGCAATCGGTCTAGAGCACCTTTCGTAAGAATTAAATATCCTCCCGAGGACGCCTCCAAAACAATGGTCATCATCTTACGTTCAGAAGAAAAAGGGATTTCTCCTACGATGCGGTATTGCTCAGAAATACGTTCTTTGGATAAGCCCTTTTCATGGAGAAGGCGCATGATGGCTTTCTCCGTCGGATTTCCCATGATGGTTAAGGTACCATCCTCTTCTTCCTGGACAGAGGCGTTACTTGCCAGTGCAAACATCGAAAGAAGCTCTATCTGATCCTTCACAAATTCATCTACGGCTTTAAACGGCTCATTTCCAGGAATCCAAAGCTTTTCAATGGTCATCCGGTTCTGCGTCAGTGTTCCGGTCTTATCTGAGCAGATGACCGAGGTGTTTCCAAGAGTCTCTACTGCGGACAGCTTGCGGATCAGAGCATTTTTATTCACCATATTTTTAACGCCCTGGGAAAGGGATAAGGTTACAATTAAATTCAGGGTTTCCGGTACTGCTGCTACAGCCAGCGTGGCCGCAAGCATAACCATGGACCAAACGGATTCTCCCTGTAATATACCGATGGCAAAGAGCAATACAGCTGCTGCAATGGCAACAATGCTGATGGACTTTGCAATTCGCTCCAAACGCCGCTGCAGCGGTGTTTTTAATTTCTGTGAGTTGTTAAGATATCCTGCAATCTTCCCCATCTCTGTCTGCATTCCGGTAGCAGTAACCATGGCTAACCCATGTCCTGATGTTACATGACAGCTGGAGAATACCATATTAAGCTGATCTCCCAGGGGAACACTGCCCTGCAGCAGAATATCCGCATCTTTTTCCGATGGCTCGCTTTCTCCTGTGAGCGCCGATTCATCCACCTGTAAATTGGTGCTGGTGATCAGGCGTGCGTCGGCAGGAACAATGCTTCCCAGTTGAAGCTTAATGATATCACCGGGAACCAATTCACTTGTATCCATCTCTTTTTGTATGCCATCCCGTATAACAATACAGTTAGGAGAGTTTAAGCTGGACAATGCCTCCAGGGCTTTTTCAGCGCCCCGCTCCTGGGTTATTGCAAGTATTAGGTTTAAGATAACAATCGAAACGATTACAACTGGCTCTATAAAACCATGACCATCCTTCAATGCCATCCCCAAAGACAGCAAGGCAGCCAAAAGCAGGATTATCGTTGAAATATCTTTAAGATGGTGCAGGATTTCTTTGATCAAACTGGTTTTTTCCTGCTTTGCAAACTCATTTTTTCCATACTTGCTTTGTCGGTTTGCTACCTCTTGATCCGATATTCCAGTATTTTCGTTCGTATTAAAATGTTCAAGTGTCTCTGCTATGCTAGCTACATACCAATTTTCCACTTAATCATCCTCCTTTCAGTTAAAATTCTTCATTCATTGGTTCCTTAAGTTTCTCTTCCATTAACCTTTCCAGTCTCCGCTCCATGGTCTCCGCGCAGCAGTCCACTTCCTGTGTGATCTGCTTGATCGACTGGAATGCAGCATCATAAACGGTTCTTGGCTTATCATGAACTACCTGTCTGATGTTCTCTTCCGAAACCGATAGCTCCTTAAGTTTCTTAACCGGGATCGCAATATCGCCCTTTAAATTTTCATAGCTGTATAAAAGCCTGCGAACCTGTACACAGAGTAGATTTACTACATGTACAATTTCATCGGTCATATCCAGCTCCACGGACTTTTCCAAGGTCTCAATAAGAGAAGAGATCATCTCCTGTATCTCCGGCTGGGGAAGCTTTTCCATAATACGGAATAGCTTTTCCGCTCTTTTAAGAGATATGATTTCATCCTGCTTGTAGCGATACTCAGTCGCTCCCATTAAATATCCAACCGTCACTCCGAAATAATCCGCTATATGC
This genomic stretch from Lacrimispora sphenoides harbors:
- a CDS encoding DUF4489 domain-containing protein, which encodes MSDCYIQDRECNSDEFQECELHFNCMCETHQKNLEPNRTMLKCGNSGSLVLPVNTTAGARFTLTTVRVNAKDLKKPCIKLEFTSDIATSEAVLTLDFQIFKQCKGMATPIPIGPVWTFSRLLAISDSNTFSFLVCDCDICNDKCCTYSVVARVASTVTVGVTTINNALISAFIVDNTNTCKS
- a CDS encoding YmaF family protein, whose amino-acid sequence is MDNYSQDWFKECCDCHNKRQTHDHEVQGSVEIAEREEDPHNHRFATVSGEAIPAGKSHIHEVKFRTDFYENHFHEFRGKTSLAIPVGGGRHVHFLESVTEVSDGHFHEFRVATLIEDPIGEEA
- a CDS encoding CAP domain-containing protein, which translates into the protein MRKLTALGMITLTLTSMIPLTANAAVAKPYSQCNNGRNVVTVSKNCNLDDLKSRLQQLGVDGNNVDWSKLINNGNSGKNCNNGNTGNTGNNGNTGNTGNTGNNGNTGNNGNTGNTGNNENSGNNGNTGTTPDDSTDTSTNKSYTQQVVDLVNAERAKEGLAPLTIDPNVEKAATVRANEIQSNFDHTRPNGSSFSTALKEQGVNYRGAGENIAWGQKTPQDVVNAWMNSAGHRANIMNKSYTHIGVGNTQNNSGTQYWVQLFTY
- a CDS encoding RrF2 family transcriptional regulator, translated to MKISTKGRYAVRLMIDLAEHNHGEYIPLMDIAKRQEISEKYLESIVSVLSKSNLLISLRGKGGGYKLAKNPEDYTVGSILRLTEGSLAPVSCLEGEVNDCTRACHCRTLPMWEGFNKLINDYFDGITIADLVSSSDYSNDYII
- a CDS encoding rhodanese-like domain-containing protein; this translates as MFDGDMAQEHYLSLEQMKKMSPEEYVLVDVRDQTAYNHGFIPGAINIEKEALLNGEPSLPRDRKIILYCLKGIISEEAAEHLTKQGYEAYNLRGGYGEWLLRAMEKEDTGKERLEEIEKSIRKKFHKELFSRFAKAVNEYELVKENDRVAVCISGGKDSMLMAKLFQELRRHNKFPFELVFLVMDPGYNETNRQVIENNAKLLNIPITVFETQIFDAVYDVQKSPCYLCARMRRGYLYSKAKELGCNKIALGHHYDDVIETILMGMMYGAQIQTMMPKLHSTNFEGMELIRPMYLVREDDIKGWRDYNDLHFIQCACRFTDTCTTCRTDGSTGSKRMEIKDLIRQLKEVNPYIESNIFKSVENVNLNTIIAYKENGNVHHFLDGYDLDT
- a CDS encoding tRNA threonylcarbamoyladenosine dehydratase; the protein is MLNQFSRTQLLLGEDAMEKLKSAKVAVFGIGGVGGYVVEALVRSGVRSFVLVDDDKVCLTNLNRQIIATRKTVGKYKVEVMKDRILEINPDAEVEMHQCFYLPENADDFDFKNYDYVVDAVDTVTAKLELIMRAKEAGVPVISCMGAGNKLDPTKFQVADIYKTTMCPLAKVMRRELKKRGVKKLKVVFSTEKPTRPLEDMSISCRTNCICPPGAKHKCTERRDIPGSVAFVPSVAGLIIAGEVIKDLSLNGKMGR
- a CDS encoding cation-translocating P-type ATPase — protein: MENWYVASIAETLEHFNTNENTGISDQEVANRQSKYGKNEFAKQEKTSLIKEILHHLKDISTIILLLAALLSLGMALKDGHGFIEPVVIVSIVILNLILAITQERGAEKALEALSSLNSPNCIVIRDGIQKEMDTSELVPGDIIKLQLGSIVPADARLITSTNLQVDESALTGESEPSEKDADILLQGSVPLGDQLNMVFSSCHVTSGHGLAMVTATGMQTEMGKIAGYLNNSQKLKTPLQRRLERIAKSISIVAIAAAVLLFAIGILQGESVWSMVMLAATLAVAAVPETLNLIVTLSLSQGVKNMVNKNALIRKLSAVETLGNTSVICSDKTGTLTQNRMTIEKLWIPGNEPFKAVDEFVKDQIELLSMFALASNASVQEEEDGTLTIMGNPTEKAIMRLLHEKGLSKERISEQYRIVGEIPFSSERKMMTIVLEASSGGYLILTKGALDRLPLKAFDEKAKNEVDYVHKIFAGEALRVLALGIRYVKEAPSMENPEEIEQDLELCGLIGLIDPARPEAAQAVERAKMAGIRTIMITGDHAATASAIARNIGILGENEKVLTGQQLNDMSDEDLCRNIHHYSVYARVSPEDKIRIVEAWQENGEVVSMTGDGVNDTPALKAADVGISMGQSGTEVAKSASDMILTDDNFATIIDAVSEGRNVFSNIRKTVYFLLVCNISEIVIMLVAQLKGWGIPVTPIMLLLVNVLGDGIPGICLSRDTSDPRLMDREPIRRDEGFLAGGLLPVIIQQTIACSVVVLVGYYIGTFRTLPGMQEPSQAIGQTVAFLVLGWTSILHLFTVRSRKSIFKRTIKDNPPVLYSTMAMIAVFSLLVAFPPIGKIFGLTAIGSYHWLFAAGLSLIPTVVAEIGKFIDEQTNIREIYEYRNRVIRHRIRKDDSF
- a CDS encoding helix-turn-helix domain-containing protein, producing MVTVIGKRIRTLREERNLSQEKLAAELGVSRMTVNNYENEKRAPDIDFAGHIADYFGVTVGYLMGATEYRYKQDEIISLKRAEKLFRIMEKLPQPEIQEMISSLIETLEKSVELDMTDEIVHVVNLLCVQVRRLLYSYENLKGDIAIPVKKLKELSVSEENIRQVVHDKPRTVYDAAFQSIKQITQEVDCCAETMERRLERLMEEKLKEPMNEEF